CTAAAGCAAGAGACTGCATAGTCCCAAAATGCGCGCTGGAATGCATAATAAATTAGAAGATGTGATTCTTGTTTATACCCTTGAGAATATCCAACTAAAAAGGCTTATGGGAAGAGACTTGATTTCCAAAGCAGGTGCAATGTATAAGATTTATTCACAGATGCCGATAGAAGAAAAAACATCATGCCACCACTGTAATTGATAACAGCAAAAGTATTGAGGTTACAAAGCAAAAAGCAATAGAAGTATTTAACTGCCTTAAAGATAAAAAAACAAAAGGGTCAGACTTGAATTGAAAGGAACTAAAGAACTAAAGGGCGCGCTATTACGCATGTGGTTATAGTCTTAAATCATCTTATCAATGACAAAAAGATTATTTTAAAATTCAGGTAATAGGAGAAATATAGCTATGAAAGTTATTGGAGCGGGATTCCCACGAACTGGAACTATGTCGATGCAGGCTGCGCTTACCAGGCTCGGCTATCAATGTTACCATATGCAAAATGTATCGCGAGAAAAGGGTCACGCACAAGCATGGACTGACCTGGTCAAAGAAAAAGGCCCCATGGATTGGAAGAAGCTCTTTCGGGACTATCAGGCTACTGTTGATGCGCCTGCATGTTTTTATTATGCAGATCTTCTCCGTGAGTTTCCTGATGCCAAAGTGGTACTGACAGTCAGGGACCCGAATCGCTGGTATGAAAGCATAATGACTTTGTTTAAAACGATGAAACCGTTGCGTCCCATAGGATATGTAATTCCGACTTTAGGGCGGTTTATCCGATTGGTGGATAGTCTTTGCGACAAGTTTATATCTCCAGCCAGAGACAGAAAAGCATTTATTGAAGGCTATGAACGACATA
This window of the Pseudomonadota bacterium genome carries:
- a CDS encoding dephospho-CoA kinase, which encodes MHNKLEDVILVYTLENIQLKRLMGRDLISKAGAMYKIYSQMPIEEKTSCHHCN
- a CDS encoding sulfotransferase; protein product: MKVIGAGFPRTGTMSMQAALTRLGYQCYHMQNVSREKGHAQAWTDLVKEKGPMDWKKLFRDYQATVDAPACFYYADLLREFPDAKVVLTVRDPNRWYESIMTLFKTMKPLRPIGYVIPTLGRFIRLVDSLCDKFISPARDRKAFIEGYERHILKVQETVSGDRLLVFRVKEGWEPLCAFLNCDIPKDTPFPHLNEGSTTLKTKFRELFLVKPARIAIVIAALLIIAVLIRGLI